Proteins from one Sabethes cyaneus chromosome 2, idSabCyanKW18_F2, whole genome shotgun sequence genomic window:
- the LOC128737894 gene encoding uncharacterized protein LOC128737894: MVKCHVPYCDSKVRNISKKSCEDSSIESEFVSFHRFPSNTKLKRKWLKFLGQDFSIDTKNIFICSRHFDPNSFNPLNETRPRLNADAIPSIRVPYKNPHPNRKRRSKVEISPVESTTDAECAIDVNYFPAAPTESDPLQIPVCLSLIDSVQLLEADNQDLQCQLQVKTATISSLQAQNGELLSKVGELSKQLRDLRKVHYLQMIGKTVSSLSSTNHVKLKLDQSKDTDGEEKYNMIL; encoded by the exons ATGGTTAAATGTCACGTACCCTATTGTGATAGTAAGGTCCGAAATATTTCTAAGAAATCGTGCGAGGATTCATCGATTGAATCAGAATTCGTTTCTTTCCATCGTTTTCCATCCAAtactaaattaaaaagaaagtgGCTTAAGTTTCTTGGGCAAGATTTTTCTATTGAcaccaaaaatatatttatttgttCGCGTCATTTTGATCCAAACTCATTTAATCCGTTGAATGAAACGCGACCACGGTTAAATGCAGATG CTATTCCATCTATACGTGTGCCCTACAAGAATCCGCATCCAAATCGGAAAAGAAGGAGTAAAGTGGAAATATCCCCGGTGGAATCGACTACTGACGCGGAATGTGCTATCGATGTGAATTATTTTCCTGCTGCACCAACAGAAAGCGATCCTCTACAGATACCAGTTTGTTTATCCTTGATTGACTCAGTTCAGCTCCTTGAAGCAGATAACCAGGACCTGCAATGCCAGTTGCAAGTAAAAACCGCCACCATTAGCTCACTACAGGCGCAAAATGGTGAACTATTATCTAAGGTAGGGGAACTGAGCAAACAACTTCGGGATTTGCGAAAAGTACACTATCTACAGATGATCGGAAAAACCGTCTCATCATTATCATCTACAAACCATGTTAAGTTAAAGCTCGACCAGAGCAAAGATACCGACGGAGAAGAAAAATATAACATGATTTTGTAA
- the LOC128737110 gene encoding DNA polymerase interacting tetratricopeptide repeat-containing, protein of 47 kDa — protein sequence MDKVKKGMSDEERLQLAAKLDNELDQFINSLEKRRYTEGWPEDRWEEEMAKHPFFMQKPPEPGEELSPLMEGLQQLKYDPAENTAQELADAYKDDGKFYMQHKKFRMAVLSYTEALNFDLTDPEYKAVLYNNRSAANFFIKNYRSSLLDALKAFELKPDYDKARWRAAQCASLLNKYEQCVSLCDQILDRDPSNNQALELRKTTLAKRASRERDARRAAQAERTKLEQQTRTMEQLRKRKIKFEEHDALTNVKRLKPRLAPLEDFMVKADSNGVLHWPTVFCYPQFLSTDFQQQLSEEYTMEEVLINMLEEPPSEDEEGIYLPHNLNVYYEDRLEGCVYKADTKKQIKDIVLEKRFYVYEGTLVFFILPKDSSHEQDFLNQKRLPLRLNQ from the exons ATGGACAAAGTCAAAAAAGGAATGTCAGACGAAGAACGTCTACAACTAGCCGCAAAGCTGGATAACGAATTAGATCAATTTATAAATTCTTTGGAAAAACGACGTTACACCGAAGGATGGCCGGAGGACCGATGGGAGGAG GAAATGGCGAAGCAtccatttttcatgcaaaagcCACCGGAACCGGGTGAGGAACTCAGTCCGCTGATGGAAGGATTGCAACAATTGAAATATGATCCGGCGGAAAATACCGCCCAAGAATTAGCCGATGCTTACAAAGATGATGGCAAGTTCTACATGCAGCACAAAAAGTTTCGAATGGCCGTTCTAAGTTATACGGAAGCATTAAACTTCGATCTGACTGATCCGGAGTACAAGGCTGTGTTGTACAATAACCGAAGTGCAGCaaacttttttataaaaaattaccGATCATCTCTACTGGATGCATTGAAGGCATTCGAACTAAAGCCAGATTACGACAAAGCCCGATGGAGAGCGGCTCAATGTGCTAGTTTACTAAATAAGTATGAACAGTGCGTTTCTCTGTGCGATCAGATCTTGGACCGAGATCCTAGTAATAATCAAGCACTGGAATTAAGGAAGACTACTCTGGCAAAAAGAGCGTCTAGGGAACGAGATGCACGTAGAGCTGCTCAAGCTGAACGCACCAAGTTGGAGCAGCAAACGAGGACAATGGAACAGCTTAGAAAacgtaaaattaaatttgaagaaCACGATGCACTGACGAATGTCAAACGCTTGAAGCCACGTCTTGCTCCGCTGGAGGATTTCATGGTGAAGGCGGACAGCAATGGTGTTCTCCACTGGCCTACGGTATTCTGTTATCCACAGTTTTTAAGTACCGACTTTCAACAACAGCTGTCTGAGGAGTACAC AATGGAAGAAGTACTTATCAATATGCTCGAGGAACCACCCAGTGAAGACGAGGAGGGCATATATCTGCCACACAATTTGAACGTTTATTATGAAGATCGACTAGAGGGCTGTGTGTACAAAGCGGACACAAAGAAACAAATAAAAGATATCGTCCTGGAAAAGAG attctATGTGTATGAAGGTACGCTGGTTTTCTTCATTCTTCCCAAAGACTCGTCACACGAGCAAGACTTTTTAAACCAAAAACGATTACCACTCAGATTGAATCAGTAA